The DNA window TGTCGTTGGGCACGAACGAGCCCTGGGGCAATTGCTGGTCGAGCACAGGATGGCGGCCGCCGACGATTTTCAGGCGTGGTTCGGCGACCAATGTCGGCCGGCAGTAGCCGGCACGACGCGCCAGGTCCGCTAGCGCCGCCAGGCAATCCAGTTCGGCAATAACTTCGGCACTTGCGCGCAAGCGGCGCGACTCGGCAGCTGTCGCGTCGCGTAGTTCGAGAAACAGGTCGTATTCGAGTTGCTTGGCCCGGTCGTCCGCGGTGAGAACTTTTTCTTCGTATTCTTTCAACTCTGGCGTCACGTACCGTTCGGCGTTTTTCACGGTCTGGCGCCGGTGATATTCGGGCGGAACCTTTTCTCGGTGCGGGTTGGTGACCTCGAGATAATAGCCGAAGACGTTGTTGAAGCCGACTTTAAGGTTCGGAATGCCGGTGCGCTCGGCCTCGGACGCCTGGTAGTTGGCGATCCATTGCTTACCGCCGGTGGCCAGCTCGCGCAGCGCGTCCAACTCGCTGCGAAAACCATCCCGGATAAAGCCCCCTTCGCGGCTCACCAAGGGGCAATCTTCCACGAGAGCTGTATCAAGCCGAGCCCGCAATTCGGGGCAAAGATCGAGCGCGCTTTCGAGAGTGTTTAATCTTTCGCTCTTGCGCGCTGTGAGTTTGGCCTTCAAGGCAGGCAACGCGCGCAGCGTACGCGCGAGGCAACTCAGATCGCGTGGGCTGGCACGGCCGGTCGTCACGCGCGCGAGCAATCGCTCGACGTCGAACAGCCCTTTGAGAGACTCTCGCACGCCGGCCAGCAGACCTGCATCGTTGACGAGTTCCGTCACGCTATCGAGCCGGGCATCGATTGCGTTGAGATCGGTCAGTGGATTTGCGACCCATTGACTCATCAGGCGCGAGCCCATCGCCGTGACCGTTTGGTCGAGTACTCCCAGCAGCGATCCGTTGCGCGCACCGTCGCGCAATGTGCGGCTGATTTCCAGACTCCGGCGCGTGGCCTCGTCGATTTCGAGCACCGTACCCGGGCGATAAGGAATTAACCGGTCGACGTGGCCGATCGATGCCTTCTGAGTTTCGTTCAAATAATCGACGATCGCGCCGGCGGCCCGGATCGCGGCCGTGTCGTCGTCGCCGAAGCCAAACCCTTCGAGCGTGGCGGTGCCGAAATGTTTGCTCAACGATTCGTGGGCCGCGTGCTGGGCGAACGCCCAATTGGGGCGTCGCGTGATTAGCATGCCGTCAGTCAGGGCGTGTGCGGGCGGCTCCGCATCCTCAGCCAGCAAACATTCGACCGGCGCGATCCGCGCCAACTCGTCGGCGAGTTGTGCCGCCGGCATTTGAGCCGCTTGAAAGCGACCCGTGGAAAGTTCGACCCAAGCTAACCCCGCAACATTACCCGGTACCAGAGCCGCCAGGAAGTTGTTTTCGCGCGGATCCAGTAGCGCGTCGTCCGTCACGGTGCCGCGTGACACGATGCGCACCAGCTCGCGCCGCACGAGCCCTTTCGCTTCGCGCGGATCTTCCACCTGATCGCAGATCGCGACGCGTAAACCAGCGCCGATCAATTTCCCCAGATAGGCTTCGAGCTGATGATGGGGAAACCCAGCCATGGGGATGGCGTTTTCCCCTTTTTCGCGGCTCGTCAGCGCCAGGTTCAGGACCTGCGCCGCCTGCTTTGCGTCGTCGTGAAACAGTTCGTAGAAGTCCCCCATGCGAAAGAGCAGAAGCGCATCAGGGCACGCCGTTTTGGCGTCCTGATACTGTCGCATCATGGGGGTGACTGTCATCCGTGAGCCCGATTTCGCGCAGTTGCATTCCAACGCGAGCGCACAGCCACCATCGCGACGGAGCCGAAGACTCGCCTCGTCGAATGCTAGCAAATCACGGAGAGGTCACAAGTGGCAAGTCGTCGCGCGGCGCGTCATACGCGGAGATGCGTTCGCAGTTTGCCGTTCAGGCGACCAGCCGATTCGTCGTCGGCAGCGATTCTCTGCGGAGCTTGCCGGCGGTTTGCAATTGTCCCAGCGTGCGCGCGATCGAAGCGCGTGATTGCTCGATGATCTTCGGCGGCACAGGCCCCAGATGCGCCACGGCATGTCGTAGCCGCTCGGCAAATTGGGCCGGTAATAGCCCGAGAATTTTTTGCCGCGTTTCGGACGTTACCTGCTTGAGAGCGACCGCCAAAGGGGCCGTTTCTAAGTTCGCCAGCAGAATTTGTGCGCTTGTTTGCGACCATTCCAATACGTCCGCGATTGCGAACGTGTGGCAGGCGACCGCTTCGGCTAGATCGGGTTCGTCCTGGGCCAAGCAGTTTATGAGCTGTTGTTCGGCAGCGCGATCGAGCGATTGGAGAATGTCCCCCAACGCCGCGACGCCGTCGATCGTGGCGAAATGGGCAGCCGGGAGCGCTCGCAAACGCTCGGCGATTACAGCCAGCACGTCGTCTAATACCTGTTCGTGGGCGCTTTCAGTCGTGGCGATGCGACGCACAACCGAAGCTTGCAAATCCGTGGCCAAAAGCGCGAGTAGGCCGCCGGCATGTGCGGGGGTGAGACGCGTCAACACGAGCGCGATTAATTGCGCATGTTCGACCTCGAGTACCGCAGCCAGATGGGCCGCATCCGCTTGCTCTAGGATCTGCAACCGGTTTTTGCGGACATCGGATCGCTCGGCGAGCGCCAGCACGAAATCGGCGATCACTGCGGACCGCTCGTCAGGTGCAAGCTCGATGACACGGCGTGCTGCTTGCAAAGCTTGCCAGTCGACGGGCGTGAGATACGCCTGCAGAGAATCGATTGCCGCGTCAGGGAGGCTTTCTAACAGCACGACGGCTTTACGAACGTCCGGTCCCGTCACGATTCTTCGCCTCGCTTGTGACGCGTGCGCAGAAAGGGCGCAATGTGGTGCAAGTTATCGGCCGACTCGTGACGAAACTTGAGACCCGGCGTGCCAGCGAGCGAAGCGAATCGCGTGTCGATTACAGCTCACGAACGCGAATATTGCGGTAATCCAACCGCGACCCGTGATTCTGCAGGCCGATATGCCCGGTGGCACGTTTCAAGCCCGGATGGGTTGGCTCTTTGTCGGGGTGTGCTGCGAGGTCGGCATCGACCACCTGCGTGCCGTTGAGCGTAACCTTCACGTGTTTACCGTTGCAGAGAATGTGCATCTTCTGCCACTCGCCGGCCTTCTTCGTGACGCGCGGCGTGGCCGGCGTCACATCGTACAAGCTGCCGCAATATTGCGTCGGCTTCAATTCGGCGTATTCCTTGGCGTAGTCGTCCAGAACCTGGATCTCCATGCCTTCGAATGCCGGGTTTCCCAGGTGTGGAGCGCGGAGGAAGACGCCACTGTTGCCGCCATCCGGGACACGGAATTCGAGTTCGATCTCGAAATTGTCGTATTCCTTGTCTGTCGACAGCCAGCCCGATCCCTGTCCCGAGCAGAAGAGCAAGCCATTCTCGACCTTCCAACTGCTGGCAGGACCGTCGATAGCTTGCCAGCCGCCGAGGTCCTTGCCGTTGAAGATCGGCTTCCAGTCGCCGGCCGATGCGGGAACGGTAAGCATCAGAACACCGAGGGTTGAAACGAGCGAATGCGAAAGTTTCATCGGGGCAAGCTCTCCGGCGGCGGGGGGATCGGAATCCAGGCAGGTAAATCCGGTCCCGGCGAGTTTAGTCGTCTGGTGAATAGGTTCCAGGCCTGGGCGCCCGAAATTCTTGATAATTCTCGGCCGCAGATCTCCGGTCGCACGGCATCGGCACCTTCCAAACGTCGATCTGCCAGCCATCGGTCGGCGTTAATTGGGAGGACTGGCGAAACCTCGATTGCCAGGCCCTGCACCGATGGCGCGAACGGCGTTGGGGAAAAATGCCGATTTCACCGGTTACAACTGCCGATGATAACGCAGGTACTGCGTTCCACGGTGGCAGAGTTTGCCGAAGGGGAGCCAGCAGAGCTCGCCGCAACGAGGGCGAGCAGGGCCGGAACACGGGGAAAAGGACGTCCCATGCTGCGAAATACGTTTGCACTCCTGTTGTTGGCGCTTGCCACGACGACGCTAGGCTGCGCCATCTGCGCTGCGCCTGACGATTACTTGGGGCCTACACCGGCCGATGGCCTGGCCTTTAACGAGCGAGCCGGATCGATTCTTTCGGGCTCGGTACCGCCGAACGCCGTCTTCGATCAGGAAGTCTCGCAAGAGGCTATCGGCGAATCGGTCACCGAAGGCGTGCCGGTCGAAGCCGTTCCACCGCAACCGACTCCGGCCGTCGATTACGTTCCGCAGTCGCGCCGTGCCGCTCCGCAATCGCAGTGGCGATAGTCTCTAGCGGACTGACCACCGTATTTCGTTTTGCAGGCCGATTCGCCGCGAAATATACGGTGAATCTCACGCCGTCAGCCTGTGGCGTCCTGCTGAATCGGCCTATCTCTCGCGCGGCAGGATTTCTCGCGCCCGGACTCTGTACCTGCTCAGAATAGCGGTGCAGACGCTCTCCCGCGTCACCGCGGGCTGAACCGGCGACCGTTGGGAGCGCGTCACCGGCGGGCTATATTGGGAGTCAGCCAGGGGACGCGAGATCGGCAATCGCGCGGGCCTTGGTCCCTGTTGCAGAGCCTTGTCCGCGGACTTTCAATCCCATGCATCTGCCCGACGGCTTTCTCAATGCCACGACCTGCGCCAGTACCGGGTTAGTCGCGGCCGGGGCGATCGTTTGGGCCGCGCGCCAAGTACGTGCCGAGGTCGGAGACCGATTGGTACCGCTGATGGGCGTAATGAGCGCCTGTCTTTTCTCGGCACAAATGGTCAATTTTCCGATCGCTTGGGGTACTTCGGGCCATTTGCTGGGAGGAGTTCTAGCGGCCATTGTGCTAGGACCTTGGGCCGGCCTGTTGGCGATCGCGGTGGTGCTGATCGTGCAGTGCCTGTTGTTTTACGACGGCGGACTGACGGCGCTGGGCGCGAATATCGTCAACATGGGACTAGCCGGCGCGCTGGGAGGTTACTCGGTATATGCACTTGTCCGTCGCGTGGTGCGGACGCCCGAGGGGGACGTCGTGGGGGCGGTAATCGCAAGTTGGTTTTCGGTACAATTGGCCGCCGCATTGTGCTCAGTTGAACTGTGGTGGTCAGGCACCTATCCGCTTGGCGCCGTGTTGCCAGCCATGCTGATCATTCACAGCGTGATCGGCGTGGGCGAAGCCCTTATTACCGGAACAGTCGTGGCGTTTTTATTGCGCGTGCGTCCTGACATGCTTTACACGCTTCGAACGAGCGAGCATCGCCAGGAAAGTGCGTGGCAAATCGTCGTTGCCGGCGCGACAGTGGCGATGCTCGTGGCGTTTTGCCTGTCCCCGTTGGCCTCGGCCGCACCGGACGGCCTGGAACGCGTGGCCGAAGAGTTGGGGCCAATGGCCACGGCGACCACTCCTGCGCTTGTGCCACTTCCGGACTATCAGGTCACGGCGCTCGGCGGACTATGGATTGCGACATCGTTGGCCGGTGTGATCGGCGCCGCCGTCGTATTCGCTCTGGCTTGGGGCCTGTCACGAGGCATGCGAACCTTGCACGCGGCTTCGTATTATGGCGAGGGCTCGGGACGCGAGTCCTCATAAGCCTCGGCAACCGGCCAAAAACGGCGGCCGGCCACGATGCCGAAGAATATGCCGGCCGTTGCTCCCAAAATATCGGCCACCCAGTCCCACCATTCGAAGTCGCGGGCGGTCAATGGCTGCGTAATTTCGTCCAGGAATCCGGCCGTTACGGCGAGTAGCCATAGTGCCGCGATGGGGAGCGGTCGCCGGCGTAAACCGGGGATCGTGGACCGGCGGATTTGCGCCACAGTCACGAACAAAAATGCCAGTCCGGCATAGGCCGAAAAATGCAGCAGCTTGTCCTTGGAGAAGAGAGGTTGCTGCTGGGGCGGTACTTTGAAGGGCCAATGCGTGGCCAACACGAGCGTAAGCCAATAAAGGGCCAGTAGGCCCGTCGCGGCTCGTCTGAGAAAGGGGCCGCGGCTGGCTGGTTCCGGCACTTTGTTTCTATCCACTAATGATGACAGGGCGCCCAGCGTCGATCATCCGCGCGACGAGGGCCGAGGTCAACGACCCGCGATACGAGCGGCAGGTTTAGTAGTAGGGCTGGCGACGGTCGCGGCCGTAGATTGGCACGGCCGGTAATCGACAAGCCAACTCTACATCGAAAATTTTTGTTTGATAATGCTTGACGCGGGCAATTGGGTAGTTATTATCGAATGAGTAGGACCTTGCCGAAGAGGCAAGCTGTCCGACCACATCCACAGCATCCGCCTGGTTGAGAGGTCGCTAGTGCATTTCGTCCTTCAGTCCTCGCCACGGGAAGTCCCCGGCGCGATGACGAGCTGGACGTAGGCCGGCGGTCTCACCCTTCGAGCCGTTTCTGGTGCCGAGTCCCACTCGTCCGAAGTACGCAATCGCGTCTTCCGTTGCGCCGTTCTGCTTCCCGCCCTCGCCTTAACCAAGGCGTCGATTCGTTTCACCTGCTCACAGGTCGAACTGTCTAACGATCTGCGCGCATGGTGTGTTCGCACCACTACAGGATCGTAATGTGCGAGATCGGATCGATGGGAAACGAGTGTGAAGTGGGAGCTTGGCAACAGTTTTCGCAAGGATGCGGAACAAAACAGTCGGGCGAGTTGACGGAGCAACGCTCGCCGCACGCACCTCTCGGCTTACGACCGGGAATCAGGTAAACACGAATGAAATTAAGCGATCATATAAAAACCTTCTACGTCGTAGCGATTACCCTCGCCACGACGCTCTTGCCGACCGCAGCGGCGCTGGCAACGCCTATTTCGACCGACGGCTTCGCGATCAAAGTCTCGCCGAATATCGACTCGATGGGCGGATTGTCGCAATCGCTGCTCAACTCGTTGACGCTCGTGGCCGAAGATCGGCCCACGATTTCGATCACCAACGACTCGACCGGCGCGGACATCACAGGCTTTTCGATCACGATGGGCAACAGCACTTTCGCGTTCGGTTCGGTAATCATTGGTTCCCAAGCTTCGACGGCCCTGGCTACCAGCTTCTTGCCGACGAATGCTCCGGGCACGCATGCGAACAGCCCCACGGCGTCGTTGACGTTCAGCGGCTTCTCGCCGAATCAGATCTACGACTTCCGATTGGATCTCGATCGCGTGGCCGATCATGGAGCCAGCCTCGTCGATTACAAGCAAGCTTTCGCCAGCGGATCGGATCCTTCGCAGTGGGCCACGGTCAACGTGACGTTCTCGGACGGTCAGACGCTGAGCGAAAAACTGACGCCGTCGGATATTCAGGGAGCGGCGCAGAATCCGACCTATTCGTACTTCTATTGCTTGCGCAGCATTCCGGCCGCCGGCGAGATCGTGGTGCAAAGCTCGGTACCGACGCCCGAACCTTCTACCTGGTTGCTAGCAGCAATGGGGGGCGTGGGACTCTTGTTCGCGGCAGTACGTCGTCGCCGACAGGCACGCAGCGCCAGCTAAGTATTAGTGACGGACGTTTCGTCCCTCAGCGCTTACGCGAAAACAATCAGCCGACGCCAGCACAACTGGCGCCGGCTTTTTCTTTGCGCCCACCCAGATCAGCGCAGAAATCGGCCGGGAATCGCGGGCAGCTTGGAAAGGCATCCCTCCTGCGTCGCGATCAGCTAGCAATGAATGCGCGAAACTTTGCCGATTGCGAAATTCTTACTAACTGAGAAAAGTTTCGGGGTCGTAACGGAAAATCCGCAAGCGGTGGCTTTGCGGATGCCGAAAAGATTTCCGGATCGTCTGATCACAGGCGCGTCCGCGTCCGTGCTTGCCGGGTCGGCAGTAAGAAGAGATCAAAGTCAGGGGTTATCGAGGTGCTTCCATGAAGGGTTCGAGACGCGTTCTGCTTACGCTAGCGATGTCGGTCGTCGTGCCGGTCGCTCTGAACGCTTGGTCGATCGCCGCTCCGCCGAAGTCGGCGCCGCGCGACAACGAATCCCAAGGCGACGCCGAGTCCTCAACTGCCGACGAGCCGATCCTGCTCACGCCACGTTCGGTGGCGTCGGGTCCCACGAGCACGGCGTCGAAGAGTGCTAAGACTTCCGCGGGTAGCGTTGCCAACCGCTCGGAAACATCGCTACCACGGACGGCACCTCGATCGTCCGTCTCGACGACGCGCACGCCTGCTAGTTCGGTTGCCAACCGCAGTGGCGGAACGAAGGTCGTGAAGGCGGCCGCCTTCGACGAGCCCACGGTTGCCGAGCCCAGGGACGCCCGACCAATCGAGTCGAAGCCGCGCAATGGTTCAATCAGCAGTAAGAGCATCAATTCACGGCCTGCGCCGATCGAAGAGCAATCTTACGATCAATCGTATGACCAGGGCTACGAAATGGCTCCGGTCCAAGGTCCTAACCCGGGATACCATCCCGCGCGTGTGCCTCGCTATGGGGCGGGCTGGCTTTTGGCGAGCATGGAGCCCGCTGGGCGCCAAGGGGCGATGGCACCAGCGCCTGAGATGATGGACGACTCGGAACCGTATATGCCCTACGGTGACTCGGACGGTTTCGAAGAGGCCTACGAGCAGAACGACTCGTTCGGCACCTATGCAATGCCTGGTCGTAGATACGCACTGTTGGCTGGCGGCGAAGGGTTGCTACTGCGTCCGCATTACAGCCAGGCCACGGCCATGACCGAAACCACCACGACTCCGTCCGGCAGCACGACGATCTTCAACGAGAACCTGATCAACTTCAATCCCGGATACCAGGGCGCATTTCGCACTTACTTGGGGATTCGCAATTGCGCCTGCGGCGACGAAATTCGCTTTACGTTCATGAACTTCAATTCGACCGAAAGCCTGAAAGGCACGGCCACGTCGAACATGAGCGTCTGCGATTTCCTTTGCAACACCACGCCCAATCCGGGCGACAGCGTCAGCACACAATTCGGGCTGGCCGCGAGCATCTTTGACATCGATTGCATCCGGCCATTTTTCAATGTGCCGCCGTGCAATAACCCCTGCGGTCCGCAATGCCATCCTTGGGACCTGCGCTGGTTCGCCGGTTTGCGATTCGCTTATATCAATCAGAACATCAGCTCGTTAGTGAGCGATTCCGCCGCCGCCGGAGGCATCTTTGCTCAGGCCGGCGCCGCCAATAAATTCACCGGCTTTGGTCCGCGCATCGGTCTGCAAGGGCGTAAGTACTTCGGCCAGAGCGGCCGTTTTTCGGTCTACACCCGCGGTGCCGGCTCATTGCTGGTCGGCAACGTCTATCAGGATGTGACGAACTCGACACCGGCCGGCGAACTGCCAACGATGACGAACCTGGTGTCACGCAACTCGCGCATCATTCCCGTGGCCGAACTCGAGTTGGGAGCCACCTGGTGGATGCTGCCCCGCTTTGCCGTCTCGGGCGGCTGGATGCTGATGAGCTTCTGGGACCTGGGCATGCAGGCCACGGGCAATATCGGCGCTACGCCGAACCTGGATGACTCGAACATCCTGGGCTTTGACGGATTCTTCCTGCGCGGCGAGTTGGTGTTTTAACGACCGGCCCTCGGGGTCACGGCTGCCGGGGCTTGTCATTGGCGTCGCTTAACGCCGACCACGAAACAACCATTCTCGGCACAGCCGCCGGCGATTCATTCACGATCGTGGCGAAGCAAGCAATCGTTTTCTGGGCGCGCGCAAGGTACTCAGGCTTGCCGCAGGCTCGGGCGAGGTACACCAGGTTGCCCGCGGCCACGGCGTTGCCTGATGGAATGGCCGAGTCGACCGGATCCTTGCTGCGGGCGAGCAGATCCTCGTGATCGTCCGAGGTATAGAAGAATCCTCCTTGTTCGGCGTCCCAGAACCGTTCGATCTGGACGTTCGTCAGTTGCTCGGCGGCATCTAACCAGTGACGATCGTTCGTCGCGCAGTGTAGCGCGATTAAACCTTCAATCAGGAATGCGTAATCGTCCAAGTAAGCGTTCAGATGGGCTTGTCCCTGGGCGAACGAGCGGTGCAATCGTCCGTCGTTTGAGCGCAAATTCGCGAGCACAAAGTCCGCGGCTCGTGCGGCGCTGCGAATATAGTCGTCGTTCTTTAATATTTGTCCAGCCTGCGCGAAGCCGGTAATCATCAGGCCGTTCCAGGCGGTGAGGATCTTGGTGTCGGTGCGCGGGCGATCGCGACCATTTCGCACCGCGAGCAATCGGCCGCGCATCTCGTCGATTGACCGCGCGAGTTGCTCGGTCGAGAGACCCTCGGCTTGTGCTACGTCGGCTATCGGGCGTACGATTTCTATAACGTAACGTTCTTCGAAGTTTGGTTCGCCATTCGTTCCATAAACGAGCGCGAACAGTCGTGCGTCCTTTTCTCCCAGAGCGCTTATGATCTGATCGCGCGACCAGACGTAGAAACGCCCCTCGTCACCGTCGGTCTCCGCGTCGAGCGACGAATAAAACCCTCCGTCAGGTGCCGTTAACTCGCGACCGACGAAGGCCAGCATCTCCTCCACAGCGCGACGATATTCGGAATTGTCTGAGCGCTGAAAGGCAATGGCGTAAATCGACACCAGTTGCCCATTGTCGTACAGCATCTTTTCGAAATGCGGGACGCGCCAATACCGGTCCGTGCT is part of the Pirellulales bacterium genome and encodes:
- a CDS encoding Lpg1974 family pore-forming outer membrane protein, with the translated sequence MKGSRRVLLTLAMSVVVPVALNAWSIAAPPKSAPRDNESQGDAESSTADEPILLTPRSVASGPTSTASKSAKTSAGSVANRSETSLPRTAPRSSVSTTRTPASSVANRSGGTKVVKAAAFDEPTVAEPRDARPIESKPRNGSISSKSINSRPAPIEEQSYDQSYDQGYEMAPVQGPNPGYHPARVPRYGAGWLLASMEPAGRQGAMAPAPEMMDDSEPYMPYGDSDGFEEAYEQNDSFGTYAMPGRRYALLAGGEGLLLRPHYSQATAMTETTTTPSGSTTIFNENLINFNPGYQGAFRTYLGIRNCACGDEIRFTFMNFNSTESLKGTATSNMSVCDFLCNTTPNPGDSVSTQFGLAASIFDIDCIRPFFNVPPCNNPCGPQCHPWDLRWFAGLRFAYINQNISSLVSDSAAAGGIFAQAGAANKFTGFGPRIGLQGRKYFGQSGRFSVYTRGAGSLLVGNVYQDVTNSTPAGELPTMTNLVSRNSRIIPVAELELGATWWMLPRFAVSGGWMLMSFWDLGMQATGNIGATPNLDDSNILGFDGFFLRGELVF
- a CDS encoding DUF1080 domain-containing protein; this encodes MKLSHSLVSTLGVLMLTVPASAGDWKPIFNGKDLGGWQAIDGPASSWKVENGLLFCSGQGSGWLSTDKEYDNFEIELEFRVPDGGNSGVFLRAPHLGNPAFEGMEIQVLDDYAKEYAELKPTQYCGSLYDVTPATPRVTKKAGEWQKMHILCNGKHVKVTLNGTQVVDADLAAHPDKEPTHPGLKRATGHIGLQNHGSRLDYRNIRVREL
- a CDS encoding thioredoxin domain-containing protein — translated: MDVFKTIVSQRPPRPRSTRFVHCIATCALFLSAIAPALLAAEEPQPAAAQPTPAVTGKGKTSRPSNRLAKETSPYLLLHAHNPVNWYPWGEEALAKARVEKKLIFLSIGYSSCYWCHVMERESFMDEAVAAELNRDFVCIKVDREERPDIDHIYMTALQTMGRSGGWPLTMILTPDALPIVGGTYFPPRDKEVELGPSKDSPGKAKQTITGLVPFVQLVQQAWVKNPQELRDYAGQVATAVRRSLRQPNLAIAPVGAGVPAQTLEQLAEQFDPKFGGFSYSEATPRRPKFPEPSNLQFLLDHSQRTDSDQARQMLDVTLDHIARGGIRDHLGGGFHRYSTDRYWRVPHFEKMLYDNGQLVSIYAIAFQRSDNSEYRRAVEEMLAFVGRELTAPDGGFYSSLDAETDGDEGRFYVWSRDQIISALGEKDARLFALVYGTNGEPNFEERYVIEIVRPIADVAQAEGLSTEQLARSIDEMRGRLLAVRNGRDRPRTDTKILTAWNGLMITGFAQAGQILKNDDYIRSAARAADFVLANLRSNDGRLHRSFAQGQAHLNAYLDDYAFLIEGLIALHCATNDRHWLDAAEQLTNVQIERFWDAEQGGFFYTSDDHEDLLARSKDPVDSAIPSGNAVAAGNLVYLARACGKPEYLARAQKTIACFATIVNESPAAVPRMVVSWSALSDANDKPRQP
- a CDS encoding FliG C-terminal domain-containing protein, whose amino-acid sequence is MTGPDVRKAVVLLESLPDAAIDSLQAYLTPVDWQALQAARRVIELAPDERSAVIADFVLALAERSDVRKNRLQILEQADAAHLAAVLEVEHAQLIALVLTRLTPAHAGGLLALLATDLQASVVRRIATTESAHEQVLDDVLAVIAERLRALPAAHFATIDGVAALGDILQSLDRAAEQQLINCLAQDEPDLAEAVACHTFAIADVLEWSQTSAQILLANLETAPLAVALKQVTSETRQKILGLLPAQFAERLRHAVAHLGPVPPKIIEQSRASIARTLGQLQTAGKLRRESLPTTNRLVA
- a CDS encoding VanZ family protein; translation: MPEPASRGPFLRRAATGLLALYWLTLVLATHWPFKVPPQQQPLFSKDKLLHFSAYAGLAFLFVTVAQIRRSTIPGLRRRPLPIAALWLLAVTAGFLDEITQPLTARDFEWWDWVADILGATAGIFFGIVAGRRFWPVAEAYEDSRPEPSP
- the mutS gene encoding DNA mismatch repair protein MutS, whose amino-acid sequence is MTVTPMMRQYQDAKTACPDALLLFRMGDFYELFHDDAKQAAQVLNLALTSREKGENAIPMAGFPHHQLEAYLGKLIGAGLRVAICDQVEDPREAKGLVRRELVRIVSRGTVTDDALLDPRENNFLAALVPGNVAGLAWVELSTGRFQAAQMPAAQLADELARIAPVECLLAEDAEPPAHALTDGMLITRRPNWAFAQHAAHESLSKHFGTATLEGFGFGDDDTAAIRAAGAIVDYLNETQKASIGHVDRLIPYRPGTVLEIDEATRRSLEISRTLRDGARNGSLLGVLDQTVTAMGSRLMSQWVANPLTDLNAIDARLDSVTELVNDAGLLAGVRESLKGLFDVERLLARVTTGRASPRDLSCLARTLRALPALKAKLTARKSERLNTLESALDLCPELRARLDTALVEDCPLVSREGGFIRDGFRSELDALRELATGGKQWIANYQASEAERTGIPNLKVGFNNVFGYYLEVTNPHREKVPPEYHRRQTVKNAERYVTPELKEYEEKVLTADDRAKQLEYDLFLELRDATAAESRRLRASAEVIAELDCLAALADLARRAGYCRPTLVAEPRLKIVGGRHPVLDQQLPQGSFVPNDTLMGSDEGFVLLITGPNMAGKSTYIRQTALIAIMAQLGSYVPAKEATVGIADRIFARVGASDDLARGRSTFMVEMTETARILNTATERSLVILDEIGRGTSTYDGVSLAWAAVEFLHDQVGCRTLFATHYHELTDLTQSLAQLRNLNVAVREWQDNVVFLHKIIDGPADKSYGIHVARLAGVPREVLERAKQILSQLEQEHLDEGGKPKLARRRRATRIGDMQLTLFAAAEHPLLDEIRQTDVNQLRPLDALALLSEWQAKLRPEK
- a CDS encoding PEP-CTERM sorting domain-containing protein; its protein translation is MKLSDHIKTFYVVAITLATTLLPTAAALATPISTDGFAIKVSPNIDSMGGLSQSLLNSLTLVAEDRPTISITNDSTGADITGFSITMGNSTFAFGSVIIGSQASTALATSFLPTNAPGTHANSPTASLTFSGFSPNQIYDFRLDLDRVADHGASLVDYKQAFASGSDPSQWATVNVTFSDGQTLSEKLTPSDIQGAAQNPTYSYFYCLRSIPAAGEIVVQSSVPTPEPSTWLLAAMGGVGLLFAAVRRRRQARSAS
- a CDS encoding energy-coupling factor ABC transporter permease — its product is MHLPDGFLNATTCASTGLVAAGAIVWAARQVRAEVGDRLVPLMGVMSACLFSAQMVNFPIAWGTSGHLLGGVLAAIVLGPWAGLLAIAVVLIVQCLLFYDGGLTALGANIVNMGLAGALGGYSVYALVRRVVRTPEGDVVGAVIASWFSVQLAAALCSVELWWSGTYPLGAVLPAMLIIHSVIGVGEALITGTVVAFLLRVRPDMLYTLRTSEHRQESAWQIVVAGATVAMLVAFCLSPLASAAPDGLERVAEELGPMATATTPALVPLPDYQVTALGGLWIATSLAGVIGAAVVFALAWGLSRGMRTLHAASYYGEGSGRESS